A section of the Gimesia sp. genome encodes:
- a CDS encoding serine/threonine-protein kinase: protein MSSKPTPHSAANTQSMPTLISKDIRKDAGKFCPHAGVVSRGSGSMFQEQGRTLLLQRLRMASLLLGLGATAFLIRGFWLGEYKNPHDSQMLLLDGVLAVILFSVSAFLWWKPCLCKYRLRICEAITFGAPACFFIWWHFSELCACDPVLLGKVAFEFPLRTAFPWVILIFTYGIFIPNSLKGVISVVSLMVISPIVGAIMTGMQVPQVSEVLYSGGLSEIIILLLIAGSTAVYGSHRVDSLRREAFDLKSVGMYTLRKQIGSGGMGEVYLAEHRLLKRPCAIKLIRRDKVDDENVLLRFESEVQATAGLTHPNTIEIYDYGHTEEGTFYYAMEFLPGLNLQEIVERFGPLPQERVVYLLRQVCSALAEAHQKGLIHRDIKPGNIFSAERGGLFDVAKLLDFGLVKYHRTDDVSLELTMEGAVVGSPLYTSPEVVTGDGSPGPRSDIYSLGASAYYLLTGKPVFEGDNALKVMFAHASQAVKPLRELNPEVSPELEEIIMKCLEKKPDDRYQNSAELLEALEQLQVNSWTQAQASEWWSEAEHMVQHVSEDDEFASDYLKATTVLPVNV, encoded by the coding sequence ATGAGTTCAAAACCAACACCCCATTCTGCTGCTAACACGCAATCGATGCCTACTCTGATTTCCAAGGATATCAGAAAAGATGCCGGCAAATTCTGTCCGCATGCCGGGGTCGTCTCTCGCGGTTCAGGCAGTATGTTTCAGGAGCAGGGACGAACGTTGCTGCTCCAGCGTCTGCGGATGGCTTCCCTGCTGTTAGGCCTGGGGGCAACTGCATTCCTGATCCGCGGTTTCTGGCTGGGTGAGTACAAGAACCCCCACGACAGTCAGATGCTGCTGCTGGATGGCGTTCTGGCGGTGATTCTATTCTCCGTCTCCGCCTTTCTGTGGTGGAAGCCCTGCCTCTGTAAATACCGCCTGCGGATCTGCGAAGCGATCACTTTCGGTGCACCTGCCTGTTTTTTCATCTGGTGGCACTTCAGTGAGCTCTGCGCCTGCGATCCGGTTTTACTGGGTAAAGTCGCTTTTGAATTTCCCCTGAGAACCGCATTCCCCTGGGTGATACTAATCTTCACTTACGGGATCTTTATACCGAATTCGCTGAAGGGAGTGATCTCGGTGGTGAGCCTGATGGTCATCAGCCCGATTGTGGGCGCGATCATGACCGGGATGCAGGTGCCTCAGGTGTCAGAAGTACTGTATAGCGGCGGTTTGTCGGAGATAATCATCCTGCTGCTGATTGCCGGGAGCACTGCCGTCTATGGTTCGCATCGGGTTGACAGTTTGAGGCGTGAAGCCTTCGACTTGAAAAGCGTGGGGATGTACACGCTCCGCAAGCAGATTGGCAGTGGCGGGATGGGCGAAGTCTATCTGGCCGAGCATCGGTTGCTGAAGCGTCCCTGTGCGATCAAGCTGATTCGGCGGGATAAGGTCGATGACGAAAACGTCCTGCTGCGGTTTGAAAGCGAAGTACAGGCGACCGCTGGCCTGACGCACCCGAACACAATTGAGATTTACGATTACGGGCATACCGAAGAGGGGACATTCTATTATGCGATGGAATTCCTGCCCGGACTGAACCTGCAGGAAATCGTGGAGCGGTTTGGACCTCTGCCCCAGGAGCGGGTTGTGTACCTGCTCAGACAGGTCTGTTCTGCCCTGGCGGAAGCACATCAGAAGGGACTGATTCACCGCGATATCAAGCCGGGGAACATTTTCTCAGCCGAGCGTGGCGGTCTGTTCGATGTGGCCAAACTGCTCGACTTTGGTCTGGTGAAGTATCATCGTACCGATGACGTTTCGCTGGAGTTAACCATGGAAGGGGCCGTGGTGGGATCTCCGCTGTATACGAGTCCTGAAGTGGTCACCGGAGATGGCAGTCCCGGACCGCGGTCCGACATTTACTCACTGGGGGCGAGCGCTTATTACCTGCTGACCGGGAAACCGGTCTTTGAAGGGGATAACGCTTTGAAGGTGATGTTCGCCCATGCGAGCCAGGCCGTGAAACCGTTGCGGGAACTGAATCCGGAGGTCTCTCCTGAACTGGAAGAGATCATTATGAAATGCCTGGAGAAGAAGCCGGACGATCGTTACCAGAACTCTGCCGAACTGCTGGAGGCTCTGGAACAGCTACAGGTCAATAGCTGGACCCAGGCCCAGGCATCCGAGTGGTGGTCTGAAGCCGAGCATATGGTACAGCATGTATCCGAAGATGACGAATTTGCGTCCGATTATCTGAAAGCGACGACGGTACTCCCCGTTAATGTCTGA